The following coding sequences are from one Streptomyces sp. V3I7 window:
- a CDS encoding transposase, whose translation MATEFGVRLSVGRTGQCWDNALAESFFATIKRELLDTRPWPSRTAARTAIFDFIEGWYNLHRLHSSLGYRSPAEYETALAA comes from the coding sequence CTGGCAACCGAGTTCGGCGTCCGCCTGTCCGTCGGCCGCACCGGACAATGCTGGGACAACGCGCTCGCCGAGTCCTTCTTCGCCACCATCAAACGGGAGTTGCTCGACACGCGCCCCTGGCCCAGCCGGACCGCCGCCCGCACCGCGATCTTCGACTTCATCGAGGGCTGGTACAACTTGCACCGGCTGCACAGCAGCCTCGGCTACCGCAGTCCCGCCGAATACGAGACCGCACTCGCAGCCTGA
- a CDS encoding transposase — protein MGKKKPRPRRSVTPEFKAEIIELCRRGDRSVGQVAKDFDLTETAVRLWVSQAQVDAGERDGLTSSERGELAALRRENRRLREDVDILKRATAFFAKQTR, from the coding sequence ATGGGGAAGAAGAAGCCTCGGCCTCGCCGTTCGGTCACGCCGGAGTTCAAGGCCGAGATCATCGAGCTGTGCCGGCGCGGTGACCGCTCGGTCGGTCAGGTCGCCAAGGACTTCGACCTGACCGAGACCGCGGTGCGGCTGTGGGTCAGCCAGGCCCAGGTCGACGCGGGCGAACGCGACGGGCTGACCAGCAGCGAACGCGGGGAGTTGGCCGCATTGCGCCGGGAGAACCGCCGACTGCGCGAGGACGTCGACATCCTCAAGCGGGCCACGGCTTTCTTCGCGAAGCAGACCCGGTGA
- a CDS encoding DUF6531 domain-containing protein encodes MSLTRTDVDLAASLPLRLTRTHLSNYRAGGWFGTSWASTLDQHLEIDERGIVYAGPDGQLLSYPHPDNDGPALPEHGPLAPAPQPGQRQLPNPPTRNRAHPHLHTPARTATWLVSPACACSTRIAQTVRAPR; translated from the coding sequence ATGTCCCTGACCCGCACCGACGTCGACCTCGCCGCCTCCTTGCCGCTCCGGCTCACCCGCACCCACCTCTCCAACTACCGTGCCGGTGGTTGGTTCGGGACGTCGTGGGCCTCCACCCTCGACCAGCACCTCGAAATAGACGAACGCGGGATCGTCTACGCAGGCCCCGACGGTCAACTCCTGTCGTACCCCCACCCCGACAACGATGGGCCGGCCCTGCCCGAGCACGGCCCGCTGGCCCCTGCACCACAACCCGGCCAACGGCAGCTACCAAATCCACCAACCCGAAACCGGGCACACCCTCACCTTCACACCCCAGCCCGAACTGCCACGTGGCTCGTATCACCGGCCTGCGCCTGCTCGACCCGGATTGCCCAGACGGTCCGAGCACCACGCTAA
- a CDS encoding DUF5954 family protein: MRDDWKRRLDRATAELLRRDDPVALVREMDALDASARCPFVWPRGPVFGVAALGPQPDARWRLVSEATDGTPQEAQDALNSLLWFQAKDEADTVAQRRELLAAVRRLGCERIGELTVLGIRHRIVRGDEYVRCGPVVSPSGCVKSAGPTRDGTTPTTAPTTSAARTATSARQASRSTSPPERCP; encoded by the coding sequence ATGCGCGATGACTGGAAGCGGCGACTGGATCGGGCCACAGCCGAACTCCTGCGTCGTGACGACCCGGTGGCCCTGGTCCGCGAGATGGACGCGCTCGACGCCTCGGCCCGCTGCCCCTTTGTGTGGCCGCGCGGTCCCGTGTTCGGCGTGGCCGCACTCGGCCCGCAACCCGACGCCCGCTGGCGCCTGGTGTCCGAGGCGACCGACGGCACCCCGCAGGAAGCCCAGGACGCACTGAATTCGCTGCTGTGGTTCCAGGCGAAGGACGAAGCCGACACCGTGGCCCAGCGCCGTGAACTCCTCGCCGCTGTACGCCGGTTGGGCTGCGAGCGGATCGGCGAACTCACCGTGCTCGGCATCCGCCATCGCATCGTGCGCGGCGACGAATACGTCCGCTGCGGCCCAGTCGTCTCGCCGAGCGGATGCGTGAAATCCGCCGGGCCGACAAGGGACGGGACCACACCGACAACCGCCCCAACGACGTCTGCCGCAAGGACGGCGACAAGTGCAAGGCAGGCGAGCCGGTCGACATCGCCACCGGAGAGATGTCCCTGA
- a CDS encoding ATP-binding protein, whose product MTEYIQNPVLWALLVVILVAVAVIVLLRRVASLQRQEMDGLKSHYADLENRYSQSVQAAQEEAEEATKTVLKSAMRTLQGLAAEQQLIISQLQTKYGESVILHDLLEIDHANSQFGRRAQSIAVLCEGWLGRQRDIASVYDVVRSAQGRVRHFRRVEILSQVDFGITSRAVEPVALTLAELLDNATSYSSPDTVVEINIRTVPKGIVIVVDDAGVGMNDEERSRAEKLLSSERVSGVSGLGNPPQFGFAVIGVLCERFGFEVSVDSTSPYGGVRAVVLVPHDLLTGMPEPKAPAPATAAAAAPGSGGPEPTLATSSTADGLPRRRRKRPMAIVPGSAPGSRTSGRSGVETAAIMGAFQRGTQSGRAAQPDTADDQTSTRGASSEGHEIS is encoded by the coding sequence ATGACGGAATACATACAGAACCCAGTGCTCTGGGCTCTCCTCGTCGTCATCCTCGTCGCAGTCGCCGTCATCGTCCTCCTGCGGAGGGTGGCATCGCTTCAGCGGCAGGAGATGGACGGGCTGAAGAGCCATTACGCCGATCTGGAGAACCGCTACTCACAATCAGTTCAGGCAGCCCAGGAAGAAGCAGAAGAAGCCACCAAAACGGTCCTCAAGTCCGCGATGCGGACGCTGCAGGGTCTCGCCGCCGAGCAGCAGCTGATCATCTCCCAGCTGCAGACCAAGTACGGCGAGTCGGTCATCCTCCATGACCTCCTGGAGATCGACCACGCCAACTCGCAGTTCGGTCGGCGCGCCCAGTCCATCGCCGTGCTGTGTGAAGGCTGGCTGGGGCGGCAACGCGACATCGCCTCGGTGTACGACGTGGTGCGCAGTGCGCAGGGGCGGGTCCGGCACTTCCGGCGCGTGGAGATCCTCTCCCAGGTGGACTTCGGCATCACCAGCCGAGCCGTCGAACCGGTGGCGCTGACGCTCGCCGAGCTGCTCGACAACGCCACCAGTTACTCCAGCCCGGACACCGTGGTCGAGATCAACATCCGGACCGTGCCCAAGGGCATCGTCATCGTCGTGGACGACGCCGGTGTCGGCATGAACGACGAGGAGCGGTCCCGGGCCGAGAAGCTCCTGTCGAGCGAGCGGGTCTCGGGTGTCTCGGGGCTCGGCAACCCGCCGCAGTTCGGCTTCGCGGTGATCGGCGTCCTGTGCGAACGCTTCGGCTTCGAGGTGTCCGTGGACTCCACCTCCCCCTATGGAGGTGTGCGCGCGGTCGTCCTTGTACCGCACGACCTGCTCACCGGCATGCCGGAGCCGAAGGCGCCGGCCCCGGCCACCGCCGCCGCGGCCGCCCCGGGTTCGGGCGGCCCCGAACCTACGCTGGCCACGTCCTCCACCGCCGACGGGCTGCCGCGGCGACGCCGCAAGCGGCCGATGGCCATCGTGCCGGGCAGTGCCCCGGGCTCCCGCACTTCGGGCCGCTCCGGTGTGGAGACGGCGGCGATCATGGGCGCCTTCCAGCGGGGCACGCAGTCCGGCCGGGCCGCACAACCGGACACCGCGGACGACCAGACGAGCACACGTGGTGCTAGCAGCGAAGGGCATGAGATTTCGTGA
- a CDS encoding roadblock/LC7 domain-containing protein → MNDDLSWMLDSALEIPGALHAVLISADGLLMARTKDFDKDNADRVAAAMSGVQSLSRSIGFFCEDPRQRWRQTLVEFDGGWVFLISAGEGAYLGVSASPDVDMADITFRMQQLVGQLGKALTAAPRENLGAHS, encoded by the coding sequence GTGAATGACGATCTGTCTTGGATGCTCGACAGCGCCCTGGAAATCCCCGGGGCCCTGCACGCGGTCCTGATATCCGCCGACGGTCTGTTGATGGCCCGGACGAAGGACTTCGACAAGGACAACGCGGACCGGGTCGCCGCGGCGATGAGCGGCGTGCAGTCGCTCAGCCGCTCGATCGGGTTCTTCTGTGAGGACCCCCGTCAGCGGTGGCGGCAGACCCTGGTCGAGTTCGACGGTGGCTGGGTCTTCCTGATCTCCGCCGGGGAGGGTGCCTACCTGGGTGTCTCGGCCAGCCCCGACGTCGACATGGCGGACATCACCTTCCGGATGCAGCAGCTCGTCGGTCAGTTGGGCAAGGCG